In Rhodococcus sp. OK302, one genomic interval encodes:
- a CDS encoding RNA-binding protein, protein MSAVVADAVEHLVRGIVANPDDVRVELMTGRRGRTVEVHVHPDDLGKVIGRGGRTATALRTLVSGIGGRGIRVDVVDTDQ, encoded by the coding sequence GTGAGTGCCGTCGTCGCTGATGCGGTAGAGCATTTGGTTCGCGGCATTGTCGCCAATCCTGACGACGTTCGCGTCGAACTGATGACCGGACGCCGTGGACGTACCGTCGAGGTGCATGTGCATCCTGACGATCTCGGCAAGGTCATCGGCAGGGGCGGACGTACCGCGACCGCTCTGCGGACCCTGGTCTCCGGTATCGGTGGCCGTGGCATTCGCGTCGACGTCGTCGACACCGATCAGTAG
- the trmD gene encoding tRNA (guanosine(37)-N1)-methyltransferase TrmD produces MRLDVVTIFPEYLEPLRAALLGKAIERGLISVDVHDLRSWTQDVHKAVDDSPYGGGPGMVMKPTVWGPALDDVIGRSESEGPDDAETILVVPTPAGVPFTQATAERWSKAKHLVFACGRYEGIDQRVFDDAAKRVRVEEVSIGDYVLIGGEAAVLVMVESVVRLMPGVLGNQLSHQEDSFSDGLLEGPSYTRPAVWRDLEVPPVLLSGDHAKVKAWRHEQSLARTAERRPDLLP; encoded by the coding sequence ATGCGTCTCGACGTAGTAACCATCTTTCCCGAGTATCTCGAACCGCTTCGTGCTGCCCTGCTGGGCAAGGCAATTGAACGTGGCTTGATCTCGGTGGACGTTCACGATCTTCGATCCTGGACGCAAGACGTACACAAGGCCGTCGACGATTCCCCGTACGGCGGGGGACCGGGCATGGTCATGAAGCCCACGGTCTGGGGTCCCGCTCTCGACGACGTCATCGGACGTTCCGAATCCGAGGGGCCGGACGACGCGGAAACAATTCTGGTGGTGCCCACTCCCGCCGGTGTTCCGTTTACTCAGGCCACAGCCGAGCGTTGGTCGAAGGCAAAGCATCTGGTCTTCGCGTGCGGTCGGTACGAGGGTATCGATCAGCGAGTCTTCGACGACGCGGCCAAGCGCGTGCGTGTCGAGGAAGTCAGCATCGGTGATTACGTGCTGATCGGCGGTGAAGCAGCTGTCCTCGTGATGGTCGAATCTGTTGTCCGTCTGATGCCCGGTGTTCTCGGCAATCAGCTTTCACACCAAGAGGATTCGTTCTCGGACGGACTTCTCGAAGGCCCCAGCTACACACGCCCCGCAGTGTGGCGAGACCTCGAGGTTCCGCCGGTTCTGCTGTCCGGTGATCACGCCAAGGTCAAGGCGTGGCGTCATGAGCAGTCTCTGGCCCGCACCGCCGAGCGTCGGCCGGATCTCCTGCCGTAG
- the rffA gene encoding dTDP-4-amino-4,6-dideoxygalactose transaminase, whose protein sequence is MNTDRIIFSRPYRAANELNNLATVLESDHIHGDGRFTASSTARIKEITGSKHALLTTSCTHALELGGLLLELGPGDEVIVPSFAFSSAATAVALRGATIVFVDIDLATGNIDPAAVADAITARTKAVLVMHYGGVAADMEPLSALAQQYGIALIEDNAHGLGGSWRGRKLGTIGAVGTQSFHDTKNIHCGEGGALLLSDDTLMERAEIIREKGTNRARFLRGQVDKYSWQDIGSSYLPSELNAAVLDAQLSEFETVQAQRHRVWDGYRTGLADWAQERDVHLMTVPPDCEHTAHLFYLRMPNEQIRDGMIRHVAEQGIVAPFHYVPLDSSAAGKRYGRTPQPCVRSELFSTTILRLPLWPMLSADQQDRVVDAVTSYSW, encoded by the coding sequence GTGAACACTGACCGCATCATCTTCAGTCGTCCCTACCGTGCCGCAAACGAATTGAACAATCTGGCAACGGTTCTGGAGTCGGATCACATTCACGGCGACGGCCGATTCACGGCGTCGTCGACGGCCAGAATCAAGGAAATTACCGGCTCGAAGCACGCTCTGCTGACCACGTCCTGCACCCATGCGCTCGAACTGGGCGGGCTACTGCTGGAGCTCGGACCGGGCGACGAGGTGATCGTCCCGAGTTTCGCATTCAGTTCCGCGGCCACCGCAGTGGCGCTCCGAGGCGCGACCATCGTGTTTGTCGATATCGACTTGGCGACCGGAAACATCGACCCCGCAGCAGTCGCCGACGCAATCACAGCGCGCACCAAAGCTGTACTCGTCATGCACTACGGCGGTGTGGCCGCTGACATGGAACCGTTGTCGGCGCTCGCCCAGCAGTATGGAATCGCCCTCATCGAGGACAACGCACACGGATTGGGCGGTTCCTGGCGGGGACGCAAACTTGGCACCATCGGGGCCGTCGGCACCCAGAGTTTCCACGATACGAAGAACATTCACTGCGGCGAGGGTGGCGCACTGCTGCTCTCCGACGACACGCTCATGGAGCGCGCCGAGATCATCCGGGAAAAGGGCACGAACCGGGCTCGGTTCCTCCGAGGCCAGGTGGATAAGTACTCGTGGCAGGACATCGGTTCGAGCTATCTCCCCAGTGAGCTGAATGCGGCGGTGCTGGACGCTCAACTGTCCGAGTTCGAAACAGTCCAGGCGCAGCGGCATCGAGTGTGGGACGGCTACCGCACGGGCTTGGCGGACTGGGCGCAGGAGCGCGACGTCCATCTCATGACGGTCCCGCCGGACTGCGAGCACACCGCTCACCTGTTCTACCTCAGGATGCCGAACGAGCAGATTCGTGACGGAATGATTCGCCATGTGGCCGAGCAGGGAATCGTGGCACCGTTTCACTATGTTCCGCTCGATTCCAGTGCCGCCGGGAAACGTTACGGCAGAACGCCGCAACCGTGCGTCCGCAGTGAATTGTTTTCGACGACAATTCTGCGACTTCCGTTGTGGCCCATGTTGAGCGCAGATCAGCAAGATCGCGTTGTGGATGCGGTGACGTCGTACAGCTGGTGA
- a CDS encoding Tex family protein, which yields MILKTVNQRIAEELDVREGQVAAAVDLLDGGATVPFIARYRKEVTGTLDDAQLRLLEERLRYLRELDERRDAVLTEIESQGKLDDQLRGQIMIADTKARLEDIYLPFKPKRRTKAQIAREAGHEPVADALIGDPTTDPAQYSDEQRDGARAILVERFAEDADLVGDLRELMWKRGQVVSAVRKGKESDGSKFADYFEFSEPFAKLPSHRILAVLRGEKEEVLSVTMAADTEESAPGERTVYEGRIATRFDIADRGRAADRWLLDTVRWAWKTKFAVTLGVDVRMRLRQSAEKDAVDVFATNLKDLLLAAPAGARPTMGLDPGLRTGTKVAVVDGTGKVLAYETIYPHQPHNKWDASLAVLAGLVTKYGVELIAIGNGTASRETDTLATELIAKTGAPNLTKIVVSEAGASVYSASAYASQELPDLDVSIRGAVSIARRLQDPLAELVKIDPKSIGVGQYQHDITESLLSRSLNAVVEDAVNAVGVDVNTASVPLLARVSGIAGSLAESIVAHRDQNGPFRTRKALKDVSRLGPKAFEQCAGFLRIVEGDDPLDASSVHPEAYPVVRKIVAGAGGDVRTILGNATALRSVRAADYVDERFGLPTVTDIISELEKPGRDPRPEFKTATFAAGIEKVSHLKPGMVLEGVVTNVAAFGAFVDVGVHQDGLVHVSAMSHSFVKDPREVVKSGDVVKVKVLEVDEARQRIALTLRLDDEVGAPRKPEGSRGGPSARQGQSQGQGQSQGQGGQQRRGGAQQGGRDKRPDNRTPAAGSMADALRNAGFGK from the coding sequence GTGATTCTCAAGACCGTGAACCAGCGCATAGCCGAGGAACTCGACGTCCGTGAAGGGCAGGTGGCTGCGGCCGTCGACCTACTGGACGGCGGTGCCACCGTGCCCTTTATCGCCCGGTATCGAAAAGAAGTCACCGGCACTCTCGACGACGCGCAGCTGCGACTGCTGGAGGAGCGTCTGCGCTATCTCCGCGAGCTCGACGAGCGCCGCGATGCCGTCCTCACCGAGATCGAGTCGCAGGGCAAACTCGATGATCAACTACGTGGTCAGATCATGATTGCCGACACGAAGGCTCGGCTCGAAGACATCTATCTGCCGTTCAAGCCGAAGCGCCGTACCAAGGCGCAGATTGCCCGCGAGGCCGGCCACGAGCCCGTCGCCGACGCACTGATCGGCGATCCCACCACAGACCCAGCGCAGTACTCGGACGAGCAACGCGACGGCGCTCGCGCGATCCTGGTCGAACGTTTTGCCGAGGATGCCGATCTCGTCGGTGATTTACGAGAGCTGATGTGGAAGCGCGGACAGGTGGTTTCCGCAGTCCGTAAGGGCAAGGAATCCGATGGCTCGAAGTTTGCTGACTACTTCGAATTCTCGGAACCCTTCGCGAAACTGCCCTCGCACCGGATTCTTGCCGTTCTTCGCGGCGAGAAGGAAGAGGTCCTGTCGGTGACCATGGCTGCCGACACCGAGGAATCGGCACCGGGGGAGCGGACCGTCTACGAAGGACGAATCGCCACCCGGTTCGACATCGCGGACCGTGGGCGCGCAGCCGATCGCTGGCTCCTCGACACCGTTCGATGGGCCTGGAAGACCAAATTTGCGGTCACACTGGGAGTCGATGTGCGCATGCGGCTGCGTCAGTCCGCGGAGAAGGACGCCGTCGACGTTTTCGCGACCAACCTCAAGGATCTCCTCCTCGCGGCGCCGGCGGGCGCACGTCCGACCATGGGCCTCGATCCCGGACTTCGGACCGGCACCAAGGTCGCCGTCGTCGACGGAACCGGCAAGGTTCTGGCCTACGAAACCATCTATCCGCACCAGCCGCACAACAAGTGGGATGCCTCGCTCGCGGTTCTGGCCGGGCTGGTCACCAAGTACGGCGTCGAGTTGATCGCCATCGGCAACGGGACGGCCTCGCGTGAGACCGACACCCTCGCCACCGAATTGATCGCCAAGACCGGCGCCCCGAATCTCACGAAGATCGTCGTGTCCGAAGCGGGCGCCTCCGTCTACTCCGCCTCGGCGTATGCGTCCCAAGAACTTCCGGACCTCGACGTGTCGATCCGAGGAGCGGTGTCCATCGCGCGTCGCCTCCAAGACCCGTTGGCCGAGTTGGTCAAGATCGATCCCAAGTCCATCGGTGTCGGCCAGTACCAGCACGACATCACCGAATCGCTTCTCTCCCGCTCACTCAATGCGGTGGTCGAAGATGCCGTGAACGCCGTCGGCGTCGACGTCAACACCGCGTCTGTGCCACTGCTGGCCCGAGTCTCCGGCATCGCCGGTTCGTTGGCGGAAAGCATTGTCGCGCACCGAGATCAGAATGGGCCGTTCCGAACGCGCAAGGCACTCAAGGATGTTTCACGGTTGGGGCCCAAGGCATTTGAGCAGTGTGCGGGCTTCCTTCGAATCGTCGAGGGTGACGATCCACTTGACGCGTCGAGCGTGCATCCGGAGGCGTACCCCGTCGTCCGCAAGATCGTTGCCGGGGCCGGTGGAGATGTGCGGACCATCCTCGGGAACGCCACGGCTCTGCGATCGGTGCGGGCCGCCGATTACGTCGACGAGCGATTCGGTCTCCCGACCGTCACGGACATCATCTCCGAACTGGAAAAGCCAGGCCGTGACCCGCGCCCGGAATTCAAGACGGCCACCTTCGCAGCCGGTATCGAGAAAGTGTCACACCTCAAGCCGGGCATGGTTCTGGAAGGTGTTGTCACCAACGTCGCGGCCTTCGGCGCTTTTGTCGACGTGGGCGTGCACCAAGACGGATTGGTTCACGTTTCGGCGATGTCCCACAGCTTTGTCAAGGATCCGCGTGAAGTTGTGAAGTCGGGTGACGTCGTCAAGGTGAAGGTTCTCGAGGTCGACGAGGCGCGTCAGCGAATTGCACTGACACTGCGTCTGGACGACGAGGTGGGCGCACCGCGTAAGCCGGAAGGCTCGCGCGGCGGCCCGAGTGCGAGGCAGGGACAAAGTCAGGGGCAGGGACAGAGCCAGGGGCAGGGCGGTCAGCAACGCCGCGGCGGTGCCCAGCAGGGCGGTCGAGACAAGCGTCCCGACAACCGCACACCCGCGGCGGGTTCCATGGCAGATGCCTTGCGAAACGCGGGTTTCGGAAAATAG
- a CDS encoding ribonuclease HII, whose translation MSSSSSWPPRVVIRRSTGLRTMESALYRTGMGPVAGVDEAGRGACAGPLVIAACVLAPKPHVALARLDDSKKLTERAREELFPVIKRLALAWSVISVAAEEIDRIGIHVANIEGMRRAVAGLETPPGYVLTDGFRVPGLTAPSLPVIGGDAAAACIAAASVLAKVTRDHVMEEMDSIHPGYGFAIHKGYSTPLHMDSLEELGPCAEHRMTYANVVAAGLRVQQRAGHTG comes from the coding sequence GTGAGTAGTTCGAGTAGTTGGCCGCCTCGCGTCGTCATTCGCAGATCGACAGGTTTGCGAACGATGGAATCTGCGCTGTATCGAACCGGGATGGGTCCGGTTGCGGGTGTCGACGAAGCCGGACGTGGTGCGTGCGCCGGCCCGCTCGTGATCGCGGCCTGTGTCTTGGCGCCCAAACCGCACGTAGCGCTTGCGCGACTGGACGATTCGAAAAAGCTCACGGAACGGGCCCGCGAAGAACTTTTTCCGGTGATCAAGCGGCTGGCCTTGGCATGGAGCGTCATATCGGTCGCGGCCGAAGAAATCGATCGGATCGGAATTCACGTCGCCAATATCGAGGGAATGCGACGCGCCGTCGCAGGCCTCGAGACGCCGCCGGGATACGTTCTCACCGACGGCTTTCGAGTGCCAGGCCTTACCGCGCCGTCCCTACCGGTCATCGGCGGTGACGCCGCTGCTGCGTGCATCGCGGCGGCCAGTGTTCTTGCCAAGGTGACGCGTGATCACGTCATGGAAGAGATGGACAGTATCCATCCCGGATACGGATTTGCAATACACAAGGGATACAGCACACCACTGCACATGGACTCGCTCGAGGAGTTGGGTCCGTGCGCCGAGCATCGCATGACGTACGCCAATGTTGTTGCTGCGGGACTCCGGGTGCAGCAGCGTGCAGGCCATACGGGATGA
- the rimM gene encoding ribosome maturation factor RimM (Essential for efficient processing of 16S rRNA) produces MELVVGRVAKSHGIKGELVVDVRTDEPEERFAVGTVLNGHKPRESTLKSYTVEAARNHSGRLLLRLVGIADRGEADALRGTMFVIDTADLEPSDDPDEFYDHELEGLKVVLADGTEVGSVIEVLHSAAGELLSIRRVGETSGELLVPFVAAIVTKVSTADGLIEIAPPEGLLDPDFGDKSNSDSD; encoded by the coding sequence GTGGAACTCGTAGTCGGCCGTGTCGCAAAGTCACACGGCATCAAAGGTGAGCTTGTCGTCGACGTTCGTACTGACGAACCCGAAGAACGCTTTGCCGTAGGCACCGTGCTGAACGGACACAAGCCGCGCGAGTCGACACTGAAGTCGTACACGGTAGAAGCTGCCCGGAATCATTCCGGGCGGCTTCTGCTGCGGCTTGTCGGTATCGCCGATCGAGGCGAAGCAGATGCCTTGCGGGGCACGATGTTTGTCATCGACACCGCAGATCTCGAGCCGTCCGACGATCCGGACGAGTTCTACGATCACGAACTCGAAGGTCTGAAGGTCGTACTGGCCGACGGCACCGAAGTTGGTTCCGTGATCGAGGTATTGCATTCCGCCGCAGGCGAATTGCTCTCCATCAGGCGCGTCGGTGAGACATCCGGCGAGTTGTTGGTTCCGTTTGTCGCTGCAATCGTGACAAAGGTGTCCACGGCCGACGGTCTCATCGAGATCGCACCCCCGGAAGGCCTTCTCGACCCGGACTTCGGCGACAAGTCGAACTCCGATAGCGACTGA
- the lepB gene encoding signal peptidase I, with protein MEDSSKEQALSSGTENHDGSVSSEEPTSAKPHTSHKEPKKQRSFFRELPILIGVALVLSIVLQAFVFRVFLIPSESMEPTLHGCTGCTGDRIVVEKIGYRFGDPEPGDVIVFKGPDSWNTRYTSNRSDNTVKRGLQEVGSWVGLVPPDENDLVKRVIATGGQTVECCDEQGRVMVDGKPLDEPYIKMDFPFTPGVQDCTTAVKSGRCFAPVTVPEGHVWVMGDNRSNSADSRAHVQDELQGTIPLDNVIGQARFIVLPPSRMGSISSPNPQGN; from the coding sequence GTGGAAGATTCTTCGAAGGAGCAGGCATTGTCGTCCGGTACCGAGAATCACGATGGATCCGTCAGTTCTGAGGAACCGACTTCGGCAAAGCCTCACACTTCACATAAAGAGCCCAAGAAACAGCGATCATTCTTTCGGGAACTTCCGATACTGATCGGTGTAGCGCTTGTTTTGAGCATTGTGCTCCAAGCCTTTGTCTTTCGCGTCTTTCTCATTCCGTCCGAGTCGATGGAACCGACGTTGCACGGGTGCACCGGCTGTACCGGTGACCGGATCGTCGTGGAGAAAATCGGTTACCGCTTCGGCGATCCGGAACCCGGCGACGTCATCGTCTTCAAGGGCCCCGATTCGTGGAACACGCGATACACGTCCAATCGGTCCGACAACACTGTGAAGCGTGGCCTTCAAGAGGTCGGCTCGTGGGTGGGCCTGGTTCCGCCGGACGAGAACGATTTGGTCAAGCGAGTGATCGCCACCGGCGGGCAAACCGTCGAGTGCTGTGACGAACAAGGCCGGGTCATGGTCGACGGTAAGCCACTCGACGAGCCCTACATCAAGATGGACTTCCCCTTCACTCCCGGCGTCCAGGATTGCACCACCGCCGTGAAATCCGGCCGCTGCTTCGCACCCGTCACCGTTCCCGAGGGACATGTCTGGGTGATGGGCGATAACCGCAGCAACTCCGCTGACTCGCGCGCCCACGTCCAAGACGAACTTCAAGGAACCATCCCGCTCGACAACGTCATCGGCCAGGCACGCTTTATCGTTCTCCCGCCCTCCCGCATGGGCAGCATCAGTTCGCCTAACCCCCAAGGTAATTGA
- the rplS gene encoding 50S ribosomal protein L19, with protein sequence MNTLDFLDKKSLRDDIPAFRPGDTLNVNVKVIEGSKERVQVFKGVVIRRQGGGVRETFTVRKVSFGVGVERTFPVHSPTLASIEVLTRGDVRRAKLYYLRELRGKKAKIKEKR encoded by the coding sequence ATGAACACTTTGGACTTCCTGGATAAGAAGTCGCTGCGCGACGACATTCCGGCCTTCCGTCCCGGCGACACGCTCAACGTGAACGTCAAGGTTATCGAAGGCTCGAAGGAGCGCGTGCAGGTCTTCAAGGGCGTCGTTATTCGTCGTCAGGGTGGCGGCGTTCGCGAGACCTTCACCGTCCGTAAGGTTTCTTTCGGCGTCGGTGTCGAGCGTACGTTCCCGGTTCACAGCCCCACGCTGGCCTCCATCGAGGTTCTGACCCGCGGTGACGTCCGTCGCGCCAAGCTGTACTACCTGCGCGAGCTGCGCGGCAAGAAGGCAAAGATCAAGGAAAAGCGCTGA
- a CDS encoding glycosyltransferase has product MHSISVVVPVYQGEKTITALVEELDGLSGPCVSSAGAEFSVDEVVLVHDNGPDRSDVVLLELERRFEQVRVVWLSRNYGQDAATIAGMAAARGDWVVTMDEDGQHDPACIGSFLDTALAERADLVYSKPTNTRPHGFLRNVTSRGAKTVLATVFSFPASARFESFRLIRGDIGRQLAEVAANGAYLDVALTWVVGNTASVPVVLRAEGREESGYNYRRLFSLFWKMVLCSGTRGLRVVSLLGVTLALAGVIVAAVIFVQAVTGDNNDPEGWASMIVALLVCSGAILFSLGLIAEYLGVALHILVGKPLYLKVDSPRWADSGSSPSRVASETNGVAREH; this is encoded by the coding sequence GTGCACTCGATTTCCGTCGTAGTGCCCGTTTACCAGGGCGAGAAGACCATTACGGCGTTGGTCGAGGAATTGGACGGACTCTCCGGTCCGTGTGTCAGTTCCGCCGGTGCAGAGTTCAGCGTCGACGAGGTAGTTCTGGTTCACGACAACGGTCCGGACCGGTCCGATGTTGTTCTTCTCGAGTTGGAACGCCGCTTCGAGCAGGTTCGTGTTGTCTGGCTCAGCCGCAACTACGGCCAGGACGCCGCAACGATCGCCGGGATGGCTGCTGCTCGCGGTGATTGGGTAGTGACGATGGACGAGGACGGGCAGCACGATCCCGCCTGCATCGGTTCCTTCCTGGATACGGCACTGGCCGAGCGTGCCGACCTCGTTTATTCCAAGCCCACCAACACCCGTCCGCACGGATTCTTGCGAAACGTGACGTCAAGGGGCGCAAAGACTGTTCTGGCGACGGTATTTTCGTTCCCGGCATCAGCGCGATTCGAAAGCTTCCGGCTCATCCGCGGAGATATCGGTCGGCAACTCGCAGAGGTCGCCGCCAATGGCGCTTACCTTGACGTCGCCTTGACCTGGGTAGTGGGAAACACCGCGTCGGTACCGGTTGTTTTGCGCGCTGAGGGGCGCGAGGAGTCGGGATACAACTATCGCCGGCTGTTTTCGTTGTTCTGGAAGATGGTGTTGTGCAGCGGAACCCGCGGCCTGCGGGTGGTCAGCCTGCTCGGCGTGACTCTTGCGCTCGCCGGTGTGATCGTGGCTGCGGTGATCTTCGTTCAAGCCGTGACCGGCGACAACAACGACCCCGAGGGGTGGGCGTCGATGATCGTGGCGCTCCTCGTGTGCTCGGGCGCAATCCTGTTCTCACTCGGCCTCATTGCCGAGTATCTCGGCGTGGCACTGCATATCCTGGTGGGCAAACCGCTGTACCTGAAGGTGGATTCGCCGCGGTGGGCGGATTCAGGTTCCAGTCCGTCACGCGTGGCATCCGAAACGAACGGCGTAGCTCGTGAACACTGA
- a CDS encoding GtrA family protein: MSTEEAHTADPGPLLRIVKHQPIAFAIVGVANTVIGYLLFVLWMLILDNEKLYQVALIGAYSVSVLIAFVLHRTLVFRVRGQVARDLAAFVVVNSGGLALNLILATIAVSVFHAPPLPAQAVVMLIVAGVSFFGHRYFSFRRSPTRRA, from the coding sequence GTGAGTACCGAAGAGGCCCACACGGCCGACCCGGGGCCGCTTCTGCGGATCGTGAAACACCAGCCGATCGCGTTTGCCATTGTCGGAGTGGCAAATACGGTGATCGGGTACCTGCTGTTCGTTCTATGGATGCTGATACTCGACAACGAGAAGCTCTACCAGGTTGCACTGATCGGCGCCTACAGCGTCAGCGTTCTCATAGCGTTTGTGCTGCACCGGACTCTGGTTTTCCGGGTACGCGGCCAGGTGGCCCGCGATCTCGCGGCGTTTGTCGTCGTCAACTCAGGCGGACTTGCGCTCAACCTGATCCTCGCGACGATTGCCGTATCCGTTTTCCATGCGCCACCACTGCCGGCGCAGGCAGTGGTAATGCTGATCGTCGCCGGCGTGAGCTTCTTCGGGCACCGCTACTTCTCGTTCCGGCGTAGTCCGACCCGTCGCGCCTGA
- a CDS encoding RtcB family protein, translating into MEKITKRLWNWASILDEKTREQALRTSQMPFVRPHLALMPDAHLGAGATVGSVIPTEGAIMPAAVGVDIGCGMIAVKTQFNVSDIEGRDLSALRHSIERSVPLSAGVYNKTLTETAKPRIAELETMAGDRLPFYDQFKNNWRFQLGTLGSGNHFIEVTVDENDALWLFLHSGSRGIGNKIAQHHIKIAKELCARWHIDLPDPDLAYLIEKTPEFDCYITDLNWAQHFALLNREEMMDRVVKDFAHFVGDGTPAVIEELERINCHHNFTQKEYHLGRGVWLSRKGAIKADVGTPGLIPGSMGTASYVVVGKGNVPSFKSSPHGAGRVYARNRARKTFTIDDLDKAMVGIEYKRSTAFLDEIPGAYKDIDVVMDDAKDLVEIRHTLRQIVNVKGD; encoded by the coding sequence ATGGAGAAGATTACCAAGAGGCTGTGGAACTGGGCATCGATTCTCGACGAGAAAACTCGCGAGCAAGCGCTGCGCACGTCCCAGATGCCTTTTGTCCGGCCGCATCTGGCGTTGATGCCCGACGCGCACCTCGGTGCGGGAGCAACTGTCGGTTCGGTCATCCCAACCGAAGGCGCGATCATGCCCGCTGCTGTCGGCGTGGATATCGGCTGCGGGATGATCGCGGTCAAGACTCAGTTCAATGTCAGTGACATCGAGGGCCGCGACCTGAGCGCACTTCGCCACAGCATCGAACGCTCCGTCCCCCTCTCGGCCGGTGTCTACAACAAGACTCTGACCGAAACCGCGAAACCACGTATCGCAGAACTCGAGACCATGGCCGGCGATCGCTTGCCGTTTTACGATCAGTTCAAGAACAACTGGCGGTTTCAACTCGGAACACTGGGGTCCGGCAACCATTTCATCGAGGTCACAGTCGACGAAAATGACGCGCTCTGGCTGTTCCTGCATTCGGGCAGTCGCGGTATCGGCAACAAGATCGCACAGCATCACATCAAGATCGCCAAGGAGCTGTGCGCCCGCTGGCACATCGACTTGCCTGACCCCGACCTCGCGTACCTGATCGAGAAGACACCCGAATTCGATTGTTACATCACCGATCTCAACTGGGCGCAGCATTTTGCACTCTTGAATCGTGAGGAGATGATGGATCGGGTTGTCAAGGACTTCGCGCACTTCGTGGGTGACGGCACGCCGGCCGTCATCGAGGAACTCGAGCGGATCAACTGCCACCATAACTTCACCCAGAAGGAGTACCATCTGGGCCGCGGTGTGTGGCTGAGCAGAAAGGGTGCGATCAAAGCCGACGTCGGCACGCCCGGACTGATTCCAGGCTCCATGGGGACTGCCAGCTATGTCGTGGTGGGCAAGGGCAATGTGCCGTCGTTCAAGTCCAGCCCGCACGGCGCCGGACGTGTGTACGCCCGTAACCGGGCCCGGAAGACTTTCACGATCGACGATCTCGACAAGGCCATGGTCGGCATCGAATACAAGCGGTCGACGGCATTCCTCGACGAAATTCCCGGAGCGTACAAGGACATCGACGTGGTGATGGACGACGCGAAAGACTTGGTCGAGATCCGTCACACCTTGCGTCAGATAGTCAACGTCAAGGGCGACTGA